One genomic window of Thermococcus indicus includes the following:
- a CDS encoding potassium channel family protein, translating to MEEWDEIEVPRNVKDIFVEMKNTAELMVDLAYSSILFNEEEMAEEVLELEEYLDLLNYHLMVHAVLAARRPKEAEQITSILHMAHAIDDMSNAAADLAKMVIDGVELHPVITEAILGSEEIIGKIYVSAESILVGKTLEELDLAANTGVWIVAVRRGKRWIFDPDGDFKIFPGDILIGRGTNTSVDYLKEIARGNIKVMSNE from the coding sequence GTGGAAGAGTGGGACGAAATCGAGGTTCCAAGGAACGTTAAGGACATCTTCGTTGAAATGAAGAACACCGCCGAGCTGATGGTTGACCTGGCCTACTCCTCCATACTCTTCAACGAGGAGGAGATGGCCGAGGAGGTGCTTGAGCTTGAGGAGTACCTCGACCTGCTCAACTATCACCTCATGGTCCATGCGGTTCTTGCCGCGCGCAGGCCGAAGGAGGCGGAGCAGATAACCTCCATCCTCCACATGGCGCACGCCATAGACGACATGTCCAACGCGGCGGCGGACCTCGCGAAAATGGTCATCGACGGCGTCGAGCTTCACCCGGTCATAACCGAGGCCATACTGGGGAGCGAGGAGATAATAGGCAAAATCTACGTCTCCGCTGAGTCCATACTCGTCGGAAAAACGCTGGAGGAGCTGGACCTCGCGGCCAACACCGGCGTCTGGATAGTGGCGGTGAGGAGGGGCAAACGCTGGATTTTCGACCCCGACGGGGACTTCAAGATATTCCCCGGGGACATACTCATCGGGCGCGGGACGAACACCTCGGTGGACTACCTCAAGGAGATAGCCCGGGGCAACATCAAGGTGATGTCCAATGAGTGA
- a CDS encoding magnesium transporter, which translates to MAVIGGEVRGELKEKVREAYRVTLPSLFTSQIFGLFGGTFLGKYFEIIRTQFPGLLVVLPGIMGLRGNVFGSMASRFSTMLYLGELEPSLRDKKVLKEIVLRMLISLIPIFLLWAIGIATGIKKNALDVLLIVVTSTILVSFILGYFTSFVTIFAFRRGTDPDSVAAPLVASMGDFLTVPSLVFFILLIERSPGGFRLFNYSMIALFAIVAAISRVRKAEFIELKQVFLTITGLALLSTVSGSILARFSGIIQASVVLSFIYPSLLSSFGNYGSIIAAKTSTKLHLGEIEGLICPKAFTDILALFTTAPVIGTTKLLIGIALVKLTTGMAVPGSAWMIVLTYPFMVLFIMLYSYTVSYFLFQKNIDPDHVAIPLISNNSDIFGTAYVVLMAKLMVGG; encoded by the coding sequence ATGGCAGTGATCGGCGGAGAGGTCAGGGGGGAACTGAAGGAGAAGGTCAGGGAAGCCTACAGGGTTACGCTGCCGTCCCTGTTCACCTCCCAGATATTCGGCCTGTTCGGCGGCACGTTTCTGGGCAAGTACTTTGAAATCATCAGAACCCAGTTCCCGGGTTTGCTCGTGGTTCTGCCGGGCATAATGGGCCTCCGCGGAAACGTTTTCGGCTCGATGGCCTCGCGCTTCTCCACAATGCTCTACCTCGGTGAGTTGGAGCCTTCGCTGAGGGACAAGAAGGTTCTCAAGGAAATAGTACTCAGAATGCTCATCTCGCTCATTCCAATCTTCCTGCTCTGGGCCATCGGTATTGCCACGGGAATAAAAAAGAACGCCCTCGACGTCCTCCTCATAGTGGTTACCTCGACGATACTCGTGTCCTTCATACTCGGCTACTTCACCTCCTTCGTCACCATCTTCGCTTTCAGGCGCGGCACCGACCCTGACAGCGTGGCCGCTCCTTTGGTGGCATCAATGGGCGACTTTCTCACGGTTCCCTCCTTGGTGTTCTTCATACTACTCATCGAGCGCTCACCGGGGGGATTCAGGCTCTTCAACTACTCTATGATAGCCCTCTTCGCCATCGTGGCAGCAATAAGCCGGGTCAGAAAGGCGGAGTTCATCGAGCTTAAGCAGGTGTTCCTGACGATAACGGGGCTGGCGCTCCTCTCAACGGTATCCGGTTCAATACTTGCCAGGTTCAGCGGGATAATCCAGGCCTCGGTCGTACTGAGCTTCATCTATCCCTCGCTCCTCAGCAGCTTCGGAAACTACGGCTCCATAATAGCCGCGAAAACCTCGACAAAGCTCCACCTAGGTGAGATAGAGGGCCTCATCTGCCCGAAGGCCTTCACCGACATACTGGCGCTCTTCACCACGGCGCCGGTCATCGGAACGACGAAACTCCTCATAGGCATCGCCCTTGTGAAGTTAACCACCGGAATGGCCGTTCCAGGCTCCGCGTGGATGATAGTCCTCACGTACCCGTTCATGGTCCTGTTCATCATGCTCTACTCATACACGGTTTCCTACTTCCTCTTCCAGAAGAACATCGATCCGGATCACGTGGCGATACCCCTCATCTCGAACAACAGCGATATATTCGGAACGGCCTATGTGGTTTTGATGGCCAAGCTGATGGTGGGTGGTTGA